AAATTTCACCTGAAGCAAAGCTCGCGAAGGTCTTCGTCGACAGCGGCGTAGAAAGCTCTAAGTAATCGATATTGCCTTCCAGTTGAGGGCACTGCTTATAGAGAGCTTCTAGCATACGCTGCGTATACTTTTCTTTTAAAGCATCATAATCATCGCCGCGCTTTTTCCACTTGGTATCTTCCCACTTCTTAAACCAATCAAAGGGCGCAAGAGACACAACTTCCAAAGTAGCCTTACCGGGATAGCGCTCTTCGAATGAGGGATCTTTAGCGGATGGAAATGAAAGGTAAGCAACGGGCAATGGATTGTTATCTGGATCTGCTAGAAAGTTTTCAATGGATGCATCATGGTCTTCGCCTGGATAGACCCAAAGATTTCTTTTCTCCAGATTGAGTTCCGAAGCTGTTTTCTTACAACCAATATACAAAGACATGTGAGCAACAGAAGGCTCAACGTTCTTCACCCGCTGGTCAAACCCATACTTTTTGGCGACTTGCTCCGGCAAAAGTCGGTTGATGGTATTCACAACACCTGCGTTGCTGATGATTACAGGGGCAAAAAGTTCTTTCCCGTCTTCAAGCCGCACGCCAACCGCACGTCCCTTTTTCACAATCACTTCGTCTACGGGTGCGTTGGTTAAGACCTTACCGCCCGCTTGTTCAATGACTGGCAAAATGGTTTCGGCAATTCGAGCCGAGCCGCCGATGGGGTAAGCCCCACCTTCGAAATAATGATTCACGACCATACAATGAATAAAGAAACTTCCGTCCTTCGGAGACAATCCATAATCACCGTATTGGCCTGCCAAAACTGCTCGCAGCCGCTTGTTGTCCGTGATTTCCGCCAGAACCTCACCGACTGTTTGTCCCGATGCTTTCATCGCCTTACGTCGAAGCAATGGTCCCAAAACCGCGCTAACGGGTCCCGGAAGCGCTTTATCGAGGAAGTAGAACTGTCCGTCCTTGATGGTCTGCTTTACGCGGCGAACATACTCTTTGATATTGTCCTCTTCTTCCGGGAAATACTCGGTAAGCTTTGCGATAAAATTTTTGCGGCCCTTCACCAGGTCGTATTTATCTTCGCCAATAACAATGCAGTCGTAAACTTCGCCCATATCGGCCCACTTGAGTTGACCGTCCGTGATATCATCAAAGACCCGCCGAACTTCAGCGCGCTCATCATGAACTTCACCAATGTAATGCACACCCACGTCCCACTCATAGCCTTTGCGGCGAAAGGTATGCGTGAAACCACCTGCTGTATAATGACGCTCAAGTACCAAAACACGCTTATCTGCATGGGTTGCCATCAATGCGGCTGTTGTTAGTCCGCCAATTCCAGATCCTATAACAATGGCATCGTATTCGCCCGTGCAACCATGTTGCTTGTATGATGTTCCAATTCGCATTTTAGTAAACCTTTTTATGTGTGTGGGATTTCAAGAACGATTTCTGAGAGGTCTTTCAGGCTGCGGCCCATCAAGAGCTTTCCCGAGAGATGCAGTGACACCAAGCCATGTGTGTTGGCCCAAAGAACGTGCGCGATGGTCAGCGGGTCTCCAGCCATGAAGCCCTCTCCAACGGCCAACTCTGTAGCCTTCACCAAATATGAAAAGCCTCTACGGCTTTGGGTTATCAAGTCGGGATAATTCTGGTCTTCTTCGCGGGGCAACTGAAACATAATCGTGTAAAGCTCAGGTTCAGCCACTGCAAATTCAATATAAGCTTGTTTCAAATTGAGAAGACAGTGTTCCGCACCTTTGCCGCTTCTAAAAGCCTCTTGCTGTTTGTCTGCAAACCGCTCGAAAGCCTGCGCACGCACTGCAGCTATAATCTCCTCGAGGTTTTCAAAATACCTGTAGGGAGTCATGGCGCTGCAACCAAGCTCAGTGGCAATACCCCGCATCGTCAGCGCATCCATGCCACCTTCAATAAATAAGGACGTGGCACATTCTACGGCACGACTGCGAAAATCGCTTATTTGCTCAGTTGATAGGGCTGCTCTTGGCATATGTTTAACTTACGCTGTAAATTTTACACTGTAAACAATAAAACAAAGCCAAGGTCTAAAAACATAAAGCCCAATAATAACAGCCGAGTAAGTAGTGTAAGGTCTTAGTTGCTCAGAAACCGTTGTATGACTGAAAGAAAACCTGAGCCATAACGCTCAGCTTTGGCAGGTCCAATACCGTGAGCAAGTTTTAGCTCATCCATATTTCGAGGCTTAAGCATCGCGAGGTCACGCAAGGTACGATCGCTTGCGACCACATAAGGTGGCACGCCCTGACTCTTAGCTTGTTCAAGACGGTATTCACGCAGCGCCTCGAACAAGTCGATGGCATCACCCTGTAAGGTTCCCGCTGAAAGGCGCTCCGAACGACGGTCCTTGCGCTCTTCCGGCGTCTCGCTGCGGTGAATATGCCCATGGGATGCAAGAGGCGGCAGCAGTAAATGACCGGGGCGCTCACCCTTCATGACTGAAATCCCATCCTCGGTAAGCACGGCAAGAGGCCTGTCGCCGCCGATAAAGCTTACCCATCCGGCGGTGACACATCTCCGTAAGAGTTTCATATTCCACTCTTCTGAATGCTGACTCAAAATCCCAAAGGTCTTTGTTTCGCTCAATCCTGAGCTGATCAGTCGTTTTTCTTTTTTGCCACTCAAAAGCTGCGCAGCTGCACGTAAACCAAAGCGGCCATGCACGCGTGCGACGCCGCTCAATGCTTTACGCACATAGAGCGTGACCTCATCAGAGTCTTGGTCCGGCTGTTGTTCTAGGCTCAAGCAAACATCGCACCGGCCGCAGCCATCAAGGCTTTCTGCATGATCCCCAAAATATCGTAAAATCGCATCATGGCGGCAGCTTCCACCTTCGGCCCATCGCATCAATTCCAAAAAGAGATTCCACTTATGCTCCACCACTTGTTGCGGTGGTACTTCGCCATCAGAGCCTCGCTCAAGAAGGTGACGACGAAGCGGCATGTCACTTGCGGAAGTAAGCAGCAGCCCAAACGCATCTTCACCATCTCGCCCAGCGCGCCCCACTTCTTGATAATAAGCTTCCATCGACCCTGGAGGTGCTAAGTGAATCACCGCCCGCACATCGCCGCGGTCGATACCCATTCCAAACGCATTCGTAGCAACCACCAGTTGAAGCTCGCCCGACTTAAACGCGCGCCCTGTGTCCTCCCGGACTCGTGGGCCCAGCCCCGCATGATAAGGAGCAGCTCGCCAGCCAGACTCAGCCAAGCGTAAAGCCTCTTGCTCCGTCGCTTTACGCGTGGGCGCATAAATAATCGCAGTACCCTCATCACTGCCTGGGTCGCGAAGAGCTTGTCGCAAAAGCCTATCCACTTGCTTGTTGCGGTCTTTTTTACCAGTGGTATCCATCGCGCGCAGAGCCAGGTTCGGCCGGGCGAAACCTTTGATAAGTTGCGGCGTATCCGATCCTAAACCAAGACGTGCAAGAATTTCATCGCGCACGAAAGGTGTTGCCGTGGCAGTACAAGCAAGAATCGCCGCGTGAGGCATCTCACTGATAAACTCGCCGATGCGCATATACTCGGGCCTAAAGTCGTGGCCCCATTCACTGATACAATGTGCTTCATCGATTGCAATCAAAGGACAATCGAGCTTTTGTACCAAACTGCGAAACCCAGGAAAGTTAAGTCGTTCAGGCGCGACGTAAACCAGCTTATAAGCACCTTGTGCCATATTGCGCATACGTTCGCGCGCTTGCTCAGAGCTTAAAGTCGAGGCAAGAAAAGTAGCCGCAATACCTTTTTCTTCCAGTGCTTGGACTTGGTCATGCATTAGAGCAATCAATGGCGATATCACAACGGTGGTTCCGGGAAGTAAGCTGGCCGGTAACTGATAGGTTAAACTCTTACCACCGCCTGTAGGTGCCACCAAAAGTAGCTTCTTTTTCTCGAGCAGAATCTCCACAGCTTCGCGCTGGCCTGGACGAAACTCTTGGAAACCAAAACGCGCAAGTCCAGCCTCAAGCTCAAGGCTTTGAGATATGCTGATACTTTGTCCTGAATCAGGCGCGAATGTCATGATTTCCTGGTTGCTCCCGTGAATTGCAGCAGTTGTCTTAACGGCTCCACCAACATCGTGCAACTCAACATCTTATCAACAAAATAGCTCAATGTTTTTAGCACCTTAACATTCCTCCGCTACGGGTCGGCCTATTTCTTCTATAAATCCATGCATCTAGATAAGTTAGTGCTAGTTTTGTTTGGGGGGTCCACGTGACCGAAAGAAGAGTCCAGATGCGTTGAGTATCAAAGTAACTGATGCCATTCGATTAATCAGTGCGCTCACTGAGTGCACGGGGGAGAGATGATGAGAGTACCTTTACGAAAGAGCTTCGCGACAACCGCGGTGTCCGTATTTTTGACACTGATGGTCGGCTGCGCCGCGACCGAAACAACCGGCGACGAAACCGATGCTGCAGATGCAAGTGATGCAAGTGATGCCGCAGACAGCAGCGATGCAGCCGATGCATCAACCGCCGAGCCTGAATGTGAGGCAGATTCAGATTGCCCAGATGGCACCCAAAGATGTGACAATGGTGAGTGCGTTCCCAAATGCGAAGGCGTTGTCTGTAACGAGGACATCGGCGAAATCTGCGATCCAACCACCGGAGCGTGCGTGGGCGGCAGTGATACCTGCGAAACCAGCGACGATTGCTCGGGCGGTCAAATCTGCGAAGAAGGCCTGTGTGTACTCAGCCGATTGAGTGATTGTACAGGCGGTAAAGCCTGTGCGGCTGGCTTAGACTGTGTTGAAGGGCCGGTTAGTCTTTGCGTGGCACCTTGTGCTGACCACACTGCTTGTAGCATTTTTGAATATTGTATGACGCCGGACATGGTGCCAATTGCGCCTATGGCTGCCTTTACCAATTATTGTTTTCCAAATCTATGTAACCCGGGTGGAGATGCCTTTGGCGTTTTCCAAGACACCCCTTACAACGGGCCATGTGATGTGGTTGAAGATGGAGACGGTGCGGGCCGATGTATTGGACCCATCGACGAGAACATCCAAGGAATTTGTGCAGACTTCCAAGGCCAATTGGGTATTGGTGAAAGCTGTGACGCCGCCGCCCTGCAGGGCTCGGAAAACACTTGTCTGGATTCATTCTGTGCCGAACCGGTTCTTGGCGGAACATGCTCGCAACTGTGTAACGTGACTGAAGGCGCGACCTGCGAGGCAGGGACCCTAGGAGCTACATCCTGTCTCCCAAGCTTTACCGAAGGCAACGGACTTTGCATTCCCGGTTTGGCAATGGCTGAGGCAGGAGCAAGCTGCACGGCTGACCCAGCAACCGGCCTGAATAGCGGGGGACCTGCATGTGTGGATGGTTATGCGTGTGTTTCAACTGATCCGAGCAGTGAAGACCAAGTGTGCGTAGCATGGTGTAATCCCAATGCAGCTGAAGGCGAAGCCAACGGATGTTCTGAAACTGAGATTTGTTTCACAGAGGGTGCTCCAGACGGAACCGGC
Above is a window of Deltaproteobacteria bacterium DNA encoding:
- a CDS encoding NAD(P)/FAD-dependent oxidoreductase codes for the protein MRIGTSYKQHGCTGEYDAIVIGSGIGGLTTAALMATHADKRVLVLERHYTAGGFTHTFRRKGYEWDVGVHYIGEVHDERAEVRRVFDDITDGQLKWADMGEVYDCIVIGEDKYDLVKGRKNFIAKLTEYFPEEEDNIKEYVRRVKQTIKDGQFYFLDKALPGPVSAVLGPLLRRKAMKASGQTVGEVLAEITDNKRLRAVLAGQYGDYGLSPKDGSFFIHCMVVNHYFEGGAYPIGGSARIAETILPVIEQAGGKVLTNAPVDEVIVKKGRAVGVRLEDGKELFAPVIISNAGVVNTINRLLPEQVAKKYGFDQRVKNVEPSVAHMSLYIGCKKTASELNLEKRNLWVYPGEDHDASIENFLADPDNNPLPVAYLSFPSAKDPSFEERYPGKATLEVVSLAPFDWFKKWEDTKWKKRGDDYDALKEKYTQRMLEALYKQCPQLEGNIDYLELSTPLSTKTFASFASGEIYGLSHTPDRFKELWLRPRTPIKGFYLTGVDICSCGVAGGMFGGVLTASAVTLKDMRGAIIKRRASQDGRWNEPVPAG
- a CDS encoding TetR/AcrR family transcriptional regulator, with the translated sequence MPRAALSTEQISDFRSRAVECATSLFIEGGMDALTMRGIATELGCSAMTPYRYFENLEEIIAAVRAQAFERFADKQQEAFRSGKGAEHCLLNLKQAYIEFAVAEPELYTIMFQLPREEDQNYPDLITQSRRGFSYLVKATELAVGEGFMAGDPLTIAHVLWANTHGLVSLHLSGKLLMGRSLKDLSEIVLEIPHT
- a CDS encoding ATP-dependent DNA helicase RecQ; translated protein: MTFAPDSGQSISISQSLELEAGLARFGFQEFRPGQREAVEILLEKKKLLLVAPTGGGKSLTYQLPASLLPGTTVVISPLIALMHDQVQALEEKGIAATFLASTLSSEQARERMRNMAQGAYKLVYVAPERLNFPGFRSLVQKLDCPLIAIDEAHCISEWGHDFRPEYMRIGEFISEMPHAAILACTATATPFVRDEILARLGLGSDTPQLIKGFARPNLALRAMDTTGKKDRNKQVDRLLRQALRDPGSDEGTAIIYAPTRKATEQEALRLAESGWRAAPYHAGLGPRVREDTGRAFKSGELQLVVATNAFGMGIDRGDVRAVIHLAPPGSMEAYYQEVGRAGRDGEDAFGLLLTSASDMPLRRHLLERGSDGEVPPQQVVEHKWNLFLELMRWAEGGSCRHDAILRYFGDHAESLDGCGRCDVCLSLEQQPDQDSDEVTLYVRKALSGVARVHGRFGLRAAAQLLSGKKEKRLISSGLSETKTFGILSQHSEEWNMKLLRRCVTAGWVSFIGGDRPLAVLTEDGISVMKGERPGHLLLPPLASHGHIHRSETPEERKDRRSERLSAGTLQGDAIDLFEALREYRLEQAKSQGVPPYVVASDRTLRDLAMLKPRNMDELKLAHGIGPAKAERYGSGFLSVIQRFLSN